Proteins from a genomic interval of Ferrovibrio terrae:
- a CDS encoding TetR/AcrR family transcriptional regulator: MSPKRGRPVDPAKRAAILDTARELFFEHGYGVGLETIAARAGVSRQTIYNLFESKDDLFAAIVQDTSGPITAALAELTPDATPRDVLTALGVSFLTKILSDRAVQFQRLLIGSAASFPTLGPTFYANGPGRGLARLAAYLDRETSAKRLAVSDPVLAAEQFFGMLMGHRSMRRTLRIDGEMPAEEIRRRVDAAVSAFLRAYSP; this comes from the coding sequence ATGTCGCCAAAACGCGGACGTCCCGTCGATCCCGCCAAGCGCGCGGCGATCCTGGATACCGCGCGCGAGCTGTTCTTCGAGCACGGCTATGGCGTCGGGCTGGAAACCATCGCCGCCCGTGCCGGCGTCTCGCGCCAGACGATCTACAATCTGTTTGAGTCGAAGGACGATCTGTTCGCCGCCATCGTGCAGGACACTTCGGGTCCGATCACGGCGGCGCTCGCCGAACTGACACCGGATGCCACGCCCCGCGACGTGCTGACCGCACTGGGCGTCAGCTTCCTGACCAAAATACTGTCTGACCGCGCCGTGCAGTTCCAGCGCCTGCTGATCGGCTCCGCAGCCAGTTTCCCGACTCTGGGCCCGACATTTTACGCCAACGGCCCGGGCCGGGGTCTGGCGCGCCTCGCCGCCTATCTCGACCGCGAGACCAGTGCCAAACGGCTGGCAGTCAGCGATCCGGTGCTGGCCGCCGAGCAGTTCTTCGGCATGCTGATGGGCCACCGCAGCATGCGGCGCACGCTGCGCATCGACGGCGAGATGCCGGCCGAGGAAATCCGCCGCCGCGTCGATGCCGCGGTCAGCGCCTTCCTGCGCGCCTACAGTCCTTAG
- the pepN gene encoding aminopeptidase N, producing the protein MTAQPTAIHRKDYRAPDFRIETVELEFDLQPEATRVKSKLAVAPQSAGAALKLDGEDIELLSVVIDGRKLLPADYTADEHGLTIATVPSSAFTLEIETRINPKGNTHLSGLYQSSGVYCTQCEAQGFRRITYFPDRPDVMSTYRVTIRGDKKANPVLLSNGNLVEEGGLSDGRHYAVWHDPFPKPCYLFALVAGDLAVNEDEFVTRSGRKVALRIFVEHGKVERTAYAMDALKRSMRWDETRFDLEYDLDLFNIVAVSDFNMGAMENKSLNVFNDKYILADHETATDTDYAGIEAVVAHEYFHNWTGNRITCRDWFQLSLKEGLTVFRDQEFTSDMRSRPVKRIQDVRLLRGRQFPEDAGPLAHPIRPDSYIAIDNFYTATVYEKGSEVIRMIHTMLGEDGFQKGMKLYVERHDGEAATCDQFVAAMADANKVDLSQFQRWYSQAGTPEVVVEGSYDPGSGDYELTVTQVVPPTPGQPDKQPVQMPFGIGLLDAQGRDIALKADTAAMPRPGMLNVTAPTQTFKFKGVPKPKAISLNRGFSAPVVVKAKQPGEAQAFLMAHDSDAFARWEAGQQYATELLLARVANPAKPFDPAFIEAIGLTLRDDKLEQAFVAEAITLPSEDYIADRMAVVDVDGIHAARRALRLEIVRTYRKQLEDIYSRNTTPGTYSPDSTSAGRRALKNAALSYLSEQADEDAGLRRLIHDQYSKADNMTDRAAALRLLVDIAGPEREAALADFYQRFADDALVLDKWLMLQAISTLPETLENVRSLLTHPAFSMQKPNKVRSLIGAFTANALRYHAADGSGYAFHADRMLELEPINPQVAARLLAPLGRWRRFDAARQEKMKAELRRVLAKPNLSRDVYEIASKSLEN; encoded by the coding sequence ATGACCGCGCAGCCGACCGCGATCCATCGCAAGGATTATCGCGCCCCCGATTTCCGCATCGAGACGGTGGAGCTGGAATTCGACCTGCAGCCCGAGGCGACGCGGGTCAAGTCGAAGCTGGCGGTTGCGCCCCAAAGCGCCGGCGCGGCACTCAAGCTGGATGGCGAAGATATCGAACTGCTGTCGGTCGTCATTGATGGCCGCAAGCTGTTGCCGGCCGATTACACGGCGGACGAACACGGCCTGACCATCGCCACCGTGCCGTCCTCGGCCTTCACGCTGGAAATCGAGACCAGGATCAATCCGAAGGGCAACACGCATCTGTCGGGTCTGTATCAGTCGAGCGGTGTCTATTGCACACAATGCGAGGCGCAGGGCTTCCGCCGCATCACCTATTTCCCCGACCGGCCCGATGTAATGTCGACCTATCGCGTCACTATTCGTGGCGACAAAAAGGCCAACCCGGTGTTGCTGTCGAACGGAAATCTGGTGGAAGAGGGCGGTTTGTCGGATGGCCGGCATTATGCCGTCTGGCACGACCCCTTCCCGAAGCCCTGCTATCTCTTCGCGCTGGTCGCCGGTGACCTTGCCGTCAACGAGGATGAATTCGTCACTCGCAGCGGCCGCAAGGTGGCGCTGCGGATTTTTGTCGAGCATGGCAAGGTGGAGCGCACGGCTTACGCGATGGATGCGTTGAAGCGTTCGATGCGCTGGGACGAGACGCGCTTCGATCTGGAATACGACCTCGACCTGTTCAACATTGTGGCCGTCAGCGACTTCAATATGGGCGCGATGGAAAACAAGAGCCTGAATGTCTTCAACGACAAATACATTCTGGCCGACCACGAAACCGCCACCGACACCGACTATGCCGGCATCGAGGCGGTGGTGGCGCATGAGTATTTCCATAACTGGACCGGCAACCGCATCACCTGCCGCGACTGGTTCCAGCTCAGCCTGAAGGAAGGCCTCACCGTCTTCCGCGACCAGGAATTCACCTCCGATATGCGTTCGCGCCCGGTCAAGCGCATCCAGGATGTGCGCCTCTTGCGCGGCCGCCAGTTCCCGGAAGACGCAGGACCTCTCGCGCATCCGATCCGGCCCGACAGCTACATCGCCATCGACAATTTCTATACGGCGACGGTCTACGAGAAGGGTTCCGAAGTCATCCGCATGATCCATACCATGCTGGGTGAGGACGGCTTCCAGAAGGGCATGAAGCTCTATGTCGAGCGCCATGATGGCGAAGCCGCGACCTGCGACCAGTTCGTCGCCGCCATGGCCGACGCCAACAAAGTTGACCTCTCGCAGTTCCAGCGCTGGTACAGCCAGGCCGGCACGCCGGAAGTGGTGGTCGAGGGCAGCTATGATCCCGGGAGCGGCGATTACGAACTGACGGTGACGCAGGTTGTGCCACCGACGCCGGGCCAGCCCGACAAGCAGCCGGTGCAGATGCCGTTCGGCATCGGCCTGCTGGATGCACAGGGTCGTGACATCGCGTTGAAAGCGGATACTGCCGCGATGCCGCGGCCCGGTATGCTGAATGTCACGGCGCCGACGCAGACCTTCAAATTCAAGGGCGTGCCCAAACCGAAGGCGATCTCGCTTAATCGTGGCTTCTCAGCGCCGGTGGTCGTGAAAGCGAAGCAGCCGGGCGAGGCGCAGGCCTTCCTGATGGCGCATGACAGTGATGCCTTCGCGCGCTGGGAGGCCGGCCAGCAATATGCCACCGAGCTGCTGCTCGCCCGCGTCGCCAATCCGGCCAAGCCGTTCGATCCGGCCTTCATTGAGGCCATCGGTCTGACACTGCGTGACGACAAGCTAGAGCAGGCCTTCGTCGCTGAAGCCATCACGCTGCCCAGCGAGGACTATATCGCCGACCGCATGGCCGTGGTGGATGTGGACGGCATTCATGCGGCACGCCGCGCGCTCCGGCTGGAAATCGTGCGGACATACCGCAAGCAGCTTGAAGACATTTACAGCCGCAACACGACGCCCGGCACCTACAGCCCGGATTCAACCTCGGCCGGCCGGCGCGCGCTGAAGAATGCGGCTTTGTCGTACCTGTCGGAACAGGCCGATGAAGACGCCGGCCTGCGCCGCCTGATCCATGACCAGTATTCAAAAGCCGACAACATGACCGACCGCGCGGCAGCCCTTCGTCTGCTGGTCGACATCGCCGGCCCTGAACGCGAGGCGGCGCTGGCCGATTTCTACCAGCGCTTCGCCGACGATGCGCTGGTGCTGGACAAATGGCTCATGCTGCAGGCGATCTCGACGCTTCCCGAGACGCTGGAGAATGTACGGTCGCTGCTGACACATCCGGCTTTCTCGATGCAGAAGCCGAACAAGGTGCGCTCGCTGATCGGGGCGTTTACCGCCAATGCGCTGCGCTATCACGCCGCCGATGGCTCGGGCTATGCCTTCCATGCCGACCGCATGCTGGAACTGGAGCCGATCAATCCGCAGGTGGCGGCAAGACTGCTCGCGCCGCTGGGGCGCTGGCGGCGGTTTGACGCGGCCCGGCAGGAAAAGATGAAAGCCGAGTTGCGTCGGGTGCTGGCGAAGCCGAACCTGTCGCGCGATGTCTACGAGATCGCCTCGAAGTCGCTGGAAAACTAA